A DNA window from Vigna angularis cultivar LongXiaoDou No.4 chromosome 1, ASM1680809v1, whole genome shotgun sequence contains the following coding sequences:
- the LOC108338458 gene encoding katanin p80 WD40 repeat-containing subunit B1 homolog KTN80.2 isoform X1, giving the protein MAKTGYKLQEFVAHSGNVNCLKIGRKASRLFITGGDDHNVNLWMIGKATSLMSLCGHTTTVESVTFDSAEILVLSGASSGVIKLWDLQEAKMLRTLTGHRTNCTAVEFHPFGEFFASGSSDTNLNIWDIRKKGCIHTYKGHSQAISTIKFSPDGRWVVSGGFDNVVKVWDLTGGKLLHDFKFHEGHIRSLDFHPLEFLLATGSADRTVKFWDLETFELIGSSRHEVSGVWSLTFHPDGRTLFTGLEDSLKVYSWEPVICHDAVDMGWTTLGDLCIHDEKLLGCSFYSNSVGVWVSDISLIKPYGDGLETENKESTEQKLSLQGRQMEKVEYGVDNESKEIKNIYIDSSEGNPDHLLRSRSYNSPKMDHLEESKEMLNLSSATRVRAKSNEQTLRKSYIVSNVVPLDILNDIDFREFVDTIRNSDSATDPNFEMNEVRDSIDDKHPIESVAEKFEKTLTPDGFSEQEKCNQSSSYSNAINPVKYANGVAVVQGRTRSLVKRFERKEITPTKEDQDNATPTTTVENREIFLKEDQTNASPITTTSTSEKGEIIPFSEDKKNMPTVPNTTSETDRHINFMKAEFGRDSNPANDGEIIEDLLQTHDVTLSNLRSRLTKLQVVRHFWERNDTKGAINALEKLPDQSVQADVISVLVVKMEILTLDLFSCLLPVLTGLLDSKTERHVKVSLDMLLKLVVVFGPTIRSTISAPPSVGVDLHAEQRRECSNQCFMQLQKIRMILPILVRRGGVLAKTAQELNLVLQQP; this is encoded by the exons AGTTTGTGTGGTCACACTACTACAGTTGAATCTGTGACTTTTGACTCAGCAGAAATTTTGGTTCTTTCTGGAGCATCATCGGGGGTTATAAAGCTTTGGGATTTACAGGAAGCAAAGA TGCTTCGCACTCTTACCGGACACAGAACCAATTGCACTGCTGTTGAGTTTCATCCCTTTGGAGAATTTTTTGCATCAGGCTCCTCAGACACTAATCTAAATATTTGGGATATCCGAAAAAAAGGATGTATTCATACATACAAGGGCCATAGCCAGGCCATTAGTACTATCAAATTCAGTCCAGATGGTCGTTGGGTTGTTTCTGGTGGATTTGATAATGTTGTGAAG GTCTGGGATCTAACCGGTGGAAAGCTCTTGCATGACTTCAAGTTCCATGAAGGACACATTAGGTCCCTAGACTTCCATCCTCTTGAGTTTCTTCTGGCTACAG GTTCGGCAGACAGAACAGTGAAATTTTGGGATTTAGAAACCTTTGAACTGATTGGATCCAGTAGACATGAG GTTTCAGGGGTATGGTCACTAACTTTTCATCCGGATGGACGGACCCTTTTTACTGGACTTGAGGATAGTTTGAAG GTGTATTCATGGGAACCTGTCATATGCCATGATGCTGTTGACATGGGATGGACAACACTTGGTGACTTATGTATTCATGATGAAAAGCTTTTGGGTTGCTCATTCTACAGTAATTCTGTTGGAGTATGGGTGTCAGATATTTCG CTTATCAAGCCATATGGTGATGGCTTGGAAACTGAGAACAAAGAAAGCACAGAGCAGAAGCTCAGTCTCCAGGGAAGACAAATGGAGAAAGTAGAATATGGTGTGGACAACGAGTCAAAAGagataaagaatatatatatagact CTTCTGAAGGGAATCCTGATCACTTACTAAGATCCAGGTCCTATAATTCTCCAAAAATGGATCATCTCGAGGAATCTAAAGAAATGTTAAACTTGAGTTCTGCAACAAGAGTTCGAGCAAAATCAAATGAACAAACTCTTAGAAAGTCTTATATCGTGTCAAACGTTGTACCTCTGGACATTCTCAATG ATATTGATTTTAGAGAATTTGTTGATACTATAAGGAACTCTGACAGTGCAACAGATCCTAACTTCGAAATGAATGAAGTCAGAGACTCTATTGATGATAAACATCCTATTGAGAGTGTCGCAGAGAAGTTTGAAAAAACTTTAACACCAGATGGATTTTCTGAACAAGAGaaat GTAATCAATCCTCTTCTTACAGCAACGCCATTAATCCAGTTAAATATGCCAATGGAG TTGCTGTTGTACAAGGAAGGACACGTTCTTTGGTTAAGAGGTTTGAAAGAAAGGAAATAACTCCAACCAAGGAAGATCAAGATAATGCAACTCCCACGACAACAGTTGAAAATAGGGAAATTTTTCTCAAAGAAGATCAAACTAATGCATCCCCCATCACTACCACCTCAACATCTGAAAAGGGGGAAATAATTCCTTTCAGCGAAGATAAAAAGAATATGCCCACTGTTCCCAACACAACTAGTGAAACTGATAGGCATATTAACTTCATG AAAGCAGAGTTTGGAAGGGATTCAAATCCTGCAAATGATGGAGAAATAATTGAAGATCTGTTGCAAACTCATGATGTAACATTAAGCAATCTCCGGTCACGTTTGACAAAATTACAG GTAGTGCGACATTTTTGGGAGCGCAATGATACTAAAGGTGCCATCAATGCTTTGGAAAAGCTGCCTGATCAATCT GTTCAAGCTGATGTTATCAGTGTCCTTGTTGTGAAGATGGAGATTCTCACCTTAGATTTATTTTCTTGCTTACTTCCGGTGCTCACAGGTTTGCTGGATAGCAAGACAGAAAG ACATGTGAAAGTGTCATTGGATATGCTGTTGAAGCTTGTTGTTGTTTTCGGTCCAACAATACGTTCAACTATTTCAGCTCCTCCCTCTGTTGGGGTTGATCTACATGCGGAACAAAG GCGAGAATGCTCCAATCAGTGCTTCATGCAACTGCAAAAGATCCGAATGATTCTTCCAATATTAGTAAG GAGGGGTGGCGTATTGGCCAAGACTGCTCAAGAGCTAAATTTAGTTCTTCAACAACCTTAA
- the LOC108338458 gene encoding katanin p80 WD40 repeat-containing subunit B1 homolog KTN80.2 isoform X2, with translation MAKTGYKLQEFVAHSGNVNCLKIGRKASRLFITGGDDHNVNLWMIGKATSLMSLCGHTTTVESVTFDSAEILVLSGASSGVIKLWDLQEAKMLRTLTGHRTNCTAVEFHPFGEFFASGSSDTNLNIWDIRKKGCIHTYKGHSQAISTIKFSPDGRWVVSGGFDNVVKVWDLTGGKLLHDFKFHEGHIRSLDFHPLEFLLATGSADRTVKFWDLETFELIGSSRHEVSGVWSLTFHPDGRTLFTGLEDSLKVYSWEPVICHDAVDMGWTTLGDLCIHDEKLLGCSFYSNSVGVWVSDISLIKPYGDGLETENKESTEQKLSLQGRQMEKVEYGVDNESKEIKNIYIDSSEGNPDHLLRSRSYNSPKMDHLEESKEMLNLSSATRVRAKSNEQTLRKSYIVSNVVPLDILNDIDFREFVDTIRNSDSATDPNFEMNEVRDSIDDKHPIESVAEKFEKTLTPDGFSEQEKCNQSSSYSNAINPVKYANGVAVVQGRTRSLVKRFERKEITPTKEDQDNATPTTTVENREIFLKEDQTNASPITTTSTSEKGEIIPFSEDKKNMPTVPNTTSETDRHINFMKAEFGRDSNPANDGEIIEDLLQTHDVTLSNLRSRLTKLQVVRHFWERNDTKGAINALEKLPDQSVQADVISVLVVKMEILTLDLFSCLLPVLTGLLDSKTESADM, from the exons AGTTTGTGTGGTCACACTACTACAGTTGAATCTGTGACTTTTGACTCAGCAGAAATTTTGGTTCTTTCTGGAGCATCATCGGGGGTTATAAAGCTTTGGGATTTACAGGAAGCAAAGA TGCTTCGCACTCTTACCGGACACAGAACCAATTGCACTGCTGTTGAGTTTCATCCCTTTGGAGAATTTTTTGCATCAGGCTCCTCAGACACTAATCTAAATATTTGGGATATCCGAAAAAAAGGATGTATTCATACATACAAGGGCCATAGCCAGGCCATTAGTACTATCAAATTCAGTCCAGATGGTCGTTGGGTTGTTTCTGGTGGATTTGATAATGTTGTGAAG GTCTGGGATCTAACCGGTGGAAAGCTCTTGCATGACTTCAAGTTCCATGAAGGACACATTAGGTCCCTAGACTTCCATCCTCTTGAGTTTCTTCTGGCTACAG GTTCGGCAGACAGAACAGTGAAATTTTGGGATTTAGAAACCTTTGAACTGATTGGATCCAGTAGACATGAG GTTTCAGGGGTATGGTCACTAACTTTTCATCCGGATGGACGGACCCTTTTTACTGGACTTGAGGATAGTTTGAAG GTGTATTCATGGGAACCTGTCATATGCCATGATGCTGTTGACATGGGATGGACAACACTTGGTGACTTATGTATTCATGATGAAAAGCTTTTGGGTTGCTCATTCTACAGTAATTCTGTTGGAGTATGGGTGTCAGATATTTCG CTTATCAAGCCATATGGTGATGGCTTGGAAACTGAGAACAAAGAAAGCACAGAGCAGAAGCTCAGTCTCCAGGGAAGACAAATGGAGAAAGTAGAATATGGTGTGGACAACGAGTCAAAAGagataaagaatatatatatagact CTTCTGAAGGGAATCCTGATCACTTACTAAGATCCAGGTCCTATAATTCTCCAAAAATGGATCATCTCGAGGAATCTAAAGAAATGTTAAACTTGAGTTCTGCAACAAGAGTTCGAGCAAAATCAAATGAACAAACTCTTAGAAAGTCTTATATCGTGTCAAACGTTGTACCTCTGGACATTCTCAATG ATATTGATTTTAGAGAATTTGTTGATACTATAAGGAACTCTGACAGTGCAACAGATCCTAACTTCGAAATGAATGAAGTCAGAGACTCTATTGATGATAAACATCCTATTGAGAGTGTCGCAGAGAAGTTTGAAAAAACTTTAACACCAGATGGATTTTCTGAACAAGAGaaat GTAATCAATCCTCTTCTTACAGCAACGCCATTAATCCAGTTAAATATGCCAATGGAG TTGCTGTTGTACAAGGAAGGACACGTTCTTTGGTTAAGAGGTTTGAAAGAAAGGAAATAACTCCAACCAAGGAAGATCAAGATAATGCAACTCCCACGACAACAGTTGAAAATAGGGAAATTTTTCTCAAAGAAGATCAAACTAATGCATCCCCCATCACTACCACCTCAACATCTGAAAAGGGGGAAATAATTCCTTTCAGCGAAGATAAAAAGAATATGCCCACTGTTCCCAACACAACTAGTGAAACTGATAGGCATATTAACTTCATG AAAGCAGAGTTTGGAAGGGATTCAAATCCTGCAAATGATGGAGAAATAATTGAAGATCTGTTGCAAACTCATGATGTAACATTAAGCAATCTCCGGTCACGTTTGACAAAATTACAG GTAGTGCGACATTTTTGGGAGCGCAATGATACTAAAGGTGCCATCAATGCTTTGGAAAAGCTGCCTGATCAATCT GTTCAAGCTGATGTTATCAGTGTCCTTGTTGTGAAGATGGAGATTCTCACCTTAGATTTATTTTCTTGCTTACTTCCGGTGCTCACAGGTTTGCTGGATAGCAAGACAGAAAG TGCAGACATGTGA